A window of Streptobacillus canis contains these coding sequences:
- a CDS encoding Type 1 glutamine amidotransferase-like domain-containing protein, producing the protein MNIFLYSHFERTGIFLKKEVENKVVLFIPTASIHEEYRGYVDSAMKLWEELKTNIIELDISKSTFEEVKEKIENVDIIYFSGGNSFFLIDQIRKTGIDKLIEKHINLGKLFVGESAGAIICAKDLTYITEMDNIPNSYSQKDYSGLGLIDGFVVPHYLCPPFTESSTKIIEKFSNLNLYPISNTEALIIENDNLKKIEIKK; encoded by the coding sequence ATGAATATATTTTTATATTCACATTTTGAAAGAACAGGTATTTTTTTAAAAAAAGAAGTAGAGAATAAAGTAGTTCTTTTTATACCAACAGCATCAATTCATGAAGAATATAGAGGTTATGTCGATTCAGCAATGAAATTATGGGAAGAATTAAAAACTAATATTATAGAATTAGATATATCAAAAAGTACTTTTGAAGAAGTTAAAGAAAAAATTGAAAATGTAGATATTATATATTTTTCAGGTGGGAATTCATTTTTTTTAATTGATCAAATTAGAAAAACAGGAATAGATAAACTTATAGAAAAACATATAAATTTAGGAAAGTTATTTGTTGGTGAATCTGCAGGTGCAATAATTTGTGCAAAAGATCTTACGTATATAACTGAAATGGATAATATTCCAAATTCATATAGTCAAAAAGATTATTCTGGTTTAGGATTGATAGATGGATTTGTAGTCCCTCACTATTTATGTCCACCCTTTACTGAATCATCAACTAAAATTATTGAAAAATTTTCAAATTTAAATTTATATCCAATTTCTAATACAGAAGCACTCATAATAGAAAATGATAATTTAAAAAAAATAGAGATAAAAAAATAA
- a CDS encoding GNAT family N-acetyltransferase, producing MKFEFNIEKSSNLEEEYLSEMLLEHNKKKLKLKQKEPYKKFSYVVKKDNEIIAGIIGYSVLWKIFYIDTLWVKREYRNKKIGTKLLNYILKKAKKIWMSYSSS from the coding sequence ATGAAGTTTGAATTTAATATAGAGAAATCCTCAAATTTAGAAGAAGAATATTTAAGTGAAATGCTATTAGAACATAATAAAAAAAAATTAAAATTAAAACAAAAAGAACCATATAAAAAATTTTCATATGTAGTTAAGAAAGATAATGAAATAATAGCTGGAATTATAGGATATTCTGTTTTATGGAAAATTTTTTATATTGATACATTATGGGTAAAAAGAGAATATAGAAATAAAAAAATAGGAACTAAATTGTTAAATTACATATTAAAAAAAGCTAAAAAAATATGGATGTCATATAGTTCATCTTGA
- a CDS encoding IS30 family transposase yields MFLIPLKSIKNIADILAKCTKTIKREIKRGTLEQLDYLNNSILIYSHDTSHNRYQESITKKELPRKIDNNVKLAKDIAKLLKEKHSPYATIEKLRDKYNINFTVQTLYNYINNDLFEFLGFKKEDDTIIYKSKGSKTYRKRVIKSRGLSIDERPGHINNREELGHWEIDSVIGLRIVCLLSSKTNDNVVKEVKKIIKSKKYIIKSITSDNGSEFANIKEITDLGIDWYFAHPYCSNERVSNENNNKMVRRFIPKGVSMDHLTKKDVKHIETFMNNYPRKIFNALTSNQVYECLLNIA; encoded by the coding sequence ATGTTTCTAATCCCACTAAAGAGCATAAAAAATATAGCTGATATCTTAGCTAAATGTACAAAAACAATAAAAAGAGAAATTAAGAGAGGAACTCTAGAACAACTTGATTATCTTAATAATTCGATTTTAATCTACTCTCACGATACTTCTCATAACAGATATCAGGAAAGTATCACAAAGAAAGAATTACCTCGTAAAATTGATAATAACGTTAAATTAGCTAAAGATATTGCAAAATTATTAAAAGAAAAACATTCTCCTTATGCTACAATTGAAAAACTAAGAGATAAATACAATATTAATTTTACTGTACAAACATTGTATAATTACATAAATAATGATTTGTTTGAATTTCTAGGTTTTAAAAAAGAAGATGATACTATCATTTACAAAAGTAAGGGTAGTAAAACATATAGAAAAAGAGTTATTAAATCTAGAGGTTTAAGTATAGATGAAAGACCTGGACATATTAACAATAGAGAAGAGCTAGGTCATTGGGAAATAGATAGTGTTATTGGACTTAGAATAGTTTGTTTATTATCTTCTAAAACTAATGATAATGTTGTTAAGGAAGTTAAAAAAATTATTAAGAGTAAGAAATATATAATAAAATCAATTACTTCTGATAATGGAAGTGAATTTGCAAATATTAAAGAAATTACTGATTTAGGTATTGATTGGTATTTTGCTCATCCTTATTGTTCTAATGAGAGAGTAAGTAATGAAAATAATAATAAAATGGTTAGAAGATTTATACCTAAAGGGGTATCTATGGATCATTTAACAAAAAAAGATGTTAAACACATTGAAACATTCATGAATAATTATCCAAGAAAAATTTTCAATGCTTTAACATCTAATCAAGTTTATGAGTGTCTATTAAATATAGCTTAA
- a CDS encoding PASTA domain-containing protein: MFDKIIDNKIVRISIIVISLFIILTLGRSAFLNSFFNKRETVVPKVTSLYVDDATKLLKSFNLKYSIIESKSSEVPEDYVFIQDPKPESIVKVNRTVNIWVNKVNSVEIPDLSGKTLIEARRILEEFNIQIERIDYMPIEDSEEELVLSIYPKVGSKIGTNQKISLLVSSKPLIKSKIMPNLIGLDKNDAANILAQIGQSITFVTEANDPAFAQNVIITTNPLPGDTIEKDTKISIVLNTGVEVDKSITEVIEQKVESKKIDNNIEEILNKTLKEVEKKEENNEHKSEGE; encoded by the coding sequence ATGTTTGATAAAATTATAGATAACAAAATTGTTAGAATTTCTATTATTGTAATTTCATTATTTATCATATTAACTTTAGGTCGTTCTGCTTTTTTAAATTCATTTTTTAATAAAAGAGAGACTGTAGTTCCTAAGGTAACTTCATTGTATGTTGATGACGCTACTAAGCTATTAAAAAGCTTTAATTTAAAATATTCTATTATTGAATCTAAGTCATCTGAAGTTCCAGAAGATTATGTGTTTATACAAGATCCTAAACCTGAATCTATAGTTAAAGTTAATAGAACTGTAAATATATGGGTTAATAAAGTTAATAGTGTTGAAATACCTGATTTAAGTGGAAAAACATTAATAGAAGCAAGAAGAATACTTGAAGAATTTAATATTCAAATTGAAAGAATAGACTATATGCCTATAGAAGATTCAGAAGAAGAATTAGTATTATCTATTTACCCTAAAGTAGGGAGTAAAATTGGTACTAATCAAAAAATATCTTTACTTGTATCTTCTAAACCATTAATAAAAAGTAAAATTATGCCTAACTTAATAGGATTAGATAAAAATGATGCAGCAAACATCTTAGCTCAAATAGGTCAAAGCATTACATTTGTAACTGAAGCAAATGATCCTGCTTTTGCACAAAATGTTATTATCACTACTAACCCTCTTCCTGGGGATACTATAGAAAAAGATACAAAGATTAGTATAGTATTAAATACAGGAGTTGAAGTTGATAAGAGTATTACAGAAGTTATTGAGCAAAAAGTTGAATCTAAAAAAATAGATAACAACATAGAAGAAATCCTTAATAAGACACTTAAGGAAGTTGAGAAAAAAGAAGAAAATAATGAACATAAATCAGAAGGGGAATAG
- the rsgA gene encoding ribosome small subunit-dependent GTPase A: MLIEGKVIRKIQGFYFVYTNYSFKDIEEFEDKLVKCKLRGNLKVKNKKENCIIGDNVIIDTELCVIVEILERKNSLKRPLISNIDNLAITFAAKEPNFDIIQFQKLLLNVHKNELDPILIITKSDLLSNSEKEELGKLLKDNFPYLKYFFISHNEFSEFKEYISDKNIIISGPSGVGKSTLINNILEQEVLVTGDISQKTKKGKNTTVDTRFFPYNNGFIIDTPGFSSIEFPVFENILDVREYFPEIKDFAIECKFSNCVHIHEPNCNVKEKLNKLRYDFYKLIYQNIQEGEI, from the coding sequence ATGCTAATAGAAGGAAAGGTAATACGTAAAATACAAGGTTTCTATTTTGTATATACTAATTATTCATTTAAAGATATTGAAGAATTTGAAGATAAACTTGTTAAATGTAAACTACGTGGTAATTTAAAAGTTAAAAACAAAAAAGAGAACTGTATTATTGGAGATAATGTAATTATAGATACAGAACTTTGTGTTATAGTTGAAATATTAGAAAGAAAGAATTCTTTAAAAAGACCATTAATTTCTAATATTGATAACCTAGCTATTACTTTTGCAGCAAAGGAACCAAATTTTGATATTATTCAATTTCAAAAACTATTATTAAATGTACATAAAAATGAATTAGATCCTATACTAATAATAACTAAATCAGATTTATTATCTAATTCTGAAAAAGAAGAATTAGGAAAATTATTAAAAGATAATTTCCCATATTTAAAATACTTTTTCATTTCACATAATGAATTTTCAGAATTTAAAGAATATATTTCTGATAAAAATATAATAATTTCTGGTCCTAGTGGTGTAGGTAAATCTACTTTAATTAACAATATATTAGAACAAGAAGTTCTAGTTACAGGAGATATAAGTCAAAAAACAAAAAAAGGGAAAAATACTACTGTTGACACAAGATTTTTCCCATATAATAATGGTTTCATAATAGATACACCTGGTTTTTCGAGTATAGAGTTCCCTGTATTTGAAAACATATTAGATGTTAGAGAATATTTTCCAGAAATTAAAGATTTCGCAATAGAATGTAAATTTTCTAATTGTGTTCATATACATGAACCAAATTGTAACGTAAAAGAAAAATTAAATAAATTAAGATATGATTTCTATAAACTAATATATCAAAATATACAAGAAGGAGAGATATAA
- the rpe gene encoding ribulose-phosphate 3-epimerase: protein MNKDIIIAPSLLAADFSRLKEEVIEIGKTRAKWLHLDIMDGNFVPNISFGADIIKAIRPHSDLYFDAHLMVEKPEWYIESVVKAGADNITIHVEATKHLHRALQLIKSYGVKAGVSINPATDIDFLDNVIEELDLILVMTVNPGFGGQKFIDAMCQKIRRIREKYPHIDIQVDGGINDKTAILAREAGANILVAGSYVFSSNYEERVNSLF from the coding sequence ATGAATAAAGACATTATTATTGCACCATCACTACTTGCAGCAGATTTTTCTAGATTAAAAGAAGAAGTAATAGAAATTGGTAAAACTCGTGCTAAATGGTTACATTTAGATATTATGGACGGAAATTTTGTACCAAATATTAGCTTTGGAGCAGATATTATTAAAGCTATAAGACCTCATTCAGACCTATATTTTGATGCACATTTAATGGTTGAAAAACCAGAATGGTATATTGAATCTGTTGTAAAAGCAGGAGCTGACAACATCACTATACACGTTGAAGCTACTAAACATTTACATAGAGCACTACAATTAATTAAATCTTATGGTGTTAAAGCTGGTGTTTCTATTAATCCGGCTACTGATATAGACTTTTTAGATAATGTTATAGAAGAATTAGATTTAATTCTTGTAATGACTGTTAATCCAGGTTTTGGAGGTCAGAAATTTATAGATGCTATGTGTCAAAAAATAAGAAGAATTAGAGAAAAATATCCTCATATTGATATTCAAGTTGATGGTGGAATTAATGATAAGACTGCTATTCTAGCTAGAGAAGCTGGAGCAAATATTTTAGTAGCTGGTTCATATGTTTTCTCTAGTAATTATGAAGAAAGAGTAAATTCACTATTTTAA
- a CDS encoding MarR family transcriptional regulator: MYNKMEVLIDDFYKTYYKMEEINLNLVIKCLTTTELHIIECIGLEKITMKELSTRLGITMGTTSIAINKLEEKKFINRTRSKTDKRKVYVSLNKKGQIAYNYHGNFHTTTLEKVTKNIPKERLDIFLETFEELLNNLKSLKLNLEPEDLTHFAIGDKVEVSEVKGNSVIRLALSEMGIQLKTAIEILDIHKDSIRIRINGHEKLLSKDHALYVFAIKKENDL; the protein is encoded by the coding sequence ATGTATAATAAAATGGAAGTTTTAATAGATGATTTCTATAAAACTTATTACAAAATGGAAGAGATAAATTTAAACTTAGTAATTAAATGTCTTACTACTACTGAATTACATATTATTGAATGTATAGGACTAGAAAAAATTACTATGAAAGAATTATCTACAAGACTTGGAATTACTATGGGTACTACATCTATAGCAATTAATAAACTAGAAGAAAAAAAATTCATAAATAGAACTAGATCTAAAACAGACAAGAGAAAAGTATATGTTAGTTTAAATAAAAAAGGACAAATAGCATATAACTATCATGGTAACTTTCATACTACTACATTAGAAAAAGTTACTAAAAATATTCCTAAAGAAAGATTAGATATATTTCTTGAAACTTTTGAAGAATTACTTAATAATCTTAAATCTTTAAAACTTAATTTAGAACCTGAAGACTTAACTCACTTTGCTATAGGTGATAAAGTTGAAGTAAGTGAAGTTAAAGGTAATAGTGTTATTAGACTAGCACTATCAGAAATGGGAATACAACTTAAAACTGCTATAGAAATTTTAGATATACATAAAGACTCTATAAGAATTAGAATTAATGGGCATGAAAAATTACTTTCTAAGGACCACGCTCTTTATGTATTTGCAATAAAAAAGGAGAATGACCTGTGA
- a CDS encoding Rqc2 family fibronectin-binding protein, with translation MIYLDTVGMNFLVKELKTELLNFKVNKIVQYDGNSFSLFFSKKQLFFQTKDNESIIYIKEKKEDSINFSSSFLLSLRKYLDHAELTDISLLNNDRIVKLEFKRVNILGNLDTTYIVFEMMGRHSNIFLLNEEENIINILNNNTSIENKRFYSINRKYEYFSNDKHELNLDKIYTSADEMVSEVSGVGKIFANDTFDNLELRKEYLNNYVPYIFTSNDNYYTTYNKFSKFISYNENRYETLNEALNEYFTTFINTSLIRNKKANIEKFVNNKMKKNNKILKNIENDIIRDQNYEEYKNMGDLLTSYLYLVKPRMECIEVYDYINNCNINIELNPNKTPSENLKIYYNKYRKGKKSIQVANERYILITEEQEYLESVLDFTQREDDFLGLVEIEKELAIYKEKHKKNNKEKKRELLKYVIDDFEIFVGRNHSENNFLTFEKAKNHDIWLHVRDIPGSHVIIVTNKKKVPKNVLVEAAKLAAKNSKGNGNKTIDYTERANVKRVNKFGNVTFNNFKSLDIKGAVPK, from the coding sequence GTGATATATTTAGATACAGTTGGAATGAATTTTTTAGTTAAAGAATTAAAAACTGAATTACTTAATTTCAAAGTAAATAAAATAGTTCAATATGATGGAAATTCATTTTCATTATTCTTTTCTAAAAAACAACTATTTTTCCAAACTAAAGATAATGAATCAATAATATATATAAAAGAAAAAAAAGAAGATAGTATTAATTTTTCATCTTCTTTTCTTTTATCTTTAAGGAAATATTTAGATCATGCTGAACTAACAGATATTTCCTTATTAAATAATGATAGAATAGTTAAGTTAGAATTTAAAAGAGTAAATATTTTAGGTAATCTAGATACTACATATATAGTCTTTGAAATGATGGGAAGACACTCAAATATTTTTCTATTAAATGAAGAAGAAAATATTATCAACATATTGAATAATAATACTAGTATAGAAAATAAGAGGTTTTATTCTATCAATCGTAAATATGAATATTTTAGCAATGATAAACATGAATTAAATTTAGATAAGATATATACTAGTGCTGATGAAATGGTTAGTGAAGTATCAGGAGTAGGTAAAATATTTGCAAATGATACATTCGATAACTTAGAACTTAGAAAAGAATATTTAAACAACTATGTTCCATATATCTTCACTAGCAATGATAATTACTATACTACATACAATAAATTTAGTAAGTTTATATCGTATAATGAAAATAGATATGAAACATTAAACGAAGCATTAAATGAATATTTTACTACATTTATCAATACTTCTCTAATAAGAAATAAGAAGGCTAATATAGAGAAATTTGTAAATAATAAGATGAAGAAAAATAACAAGATACTTAAAAATATTGAAAACGATATAATTAGAGATCAAAATTATGAAGAGTATAAAAATATGGGTGACTTATTAACAAGTTATCTTTATCTTGTAAAACCAAGAATGGAATGTATAGAAGTCTATGACTACATTAACAACTGTAATATTAATATAGAACTAAACCCTAATAAAACTCCATCTGAAAATCTTAAAATTTACTATAATAAATATAGAAAAGGTAAGAAAAGTATACAAGTTGCTAATGAAAGATATATTTTAATTACTGAAGAACAAGAATATCTTGAATCAGTTCTTGATTTTACTCAAAGAGAAGATGATTTTTTAGGATTAGTTGAAATTGAAAAAGAATTAGCTATATATAAAGAAAAACACAAGAAAAATAACAAAGAAAAGAAAAGAGAATTACTTAAATATGTAATTGATGACTTTGAAATTTTTGTGGGTAGAAATCATAGTGAAAATAACTTCCTAACTTTTGAAAAAGCTAAAAACCATGATATATGGTTACACGTTAGAGATATACCAGGTTCTCATGTAATCATCGTTACAAATAAGAAAAAAGTTCCTAAAAATGTTTTAGTAGAAGCTGCAAAACTTGCTGCTAAAAACTCTAAGGGTAATGGAAATAAAACTATAGATTATACTGAAAGAGCTAATGTAAAAAGAGTAAATAAATTTGGTAATGTAACATTTAACAATTTTAAAAGTTTAGATATTAAAGGGGCTGTTCCGAAATAA
- the nagB gene encoding glucosamine-6-phosphate deaminase, protein MRLLIVKNAKDVGKWSAYHIAQEILKFNPTKERPFVLGLPTGSTPLETYKNLIELNKKGIISFENIITFNMDEYVGLAPSHDQSYHYFMHKNFFDHIDIKKENINILNGLAEDLQSECQRYEDKIKSVGGIHLFLGGVGEDGHIAFNEPGSSLSSRTRDKELTQDTIVVNSRFFDNDVTKVPKLALTVGVGTITDSKEVLIMATGPKKAYAIHKGIEDGVNHLWTISALQLHRKAIIVIDEDAALELKVKTYRYFKDIEAENLDFEKMERDLLALKK, encoded by the coding sequence ATGAGATTACTTATAGTTAAAAACGCAAAAGATGTTGGAAAATGGAGTGCTTATCATATTGCACAAGAAATTTTAAAATTCAATCCCACTAAAGAAAGACCATTTGTTTTAGGATTACCTACAGGCTCAACACCATTAGAAACATATAAGAATTTAATTGAATTAAATAAAAAAGGAATTATTTCTTTTGAAAATATCATCACTTTTAATATGGATGAATATGTAGGATTGGCTCCAAGTCATGATCAAAGCTACCACTACTTTATGCATAAAAACTTTTTTGATCATATAGATATCAAAAAAGAAAATATCAACATTTTAAATGGTTTGGCTGAAGATTTACAATCTGAATGCCAAAGATATGAAGATAAAATTAAATCAGTTGGTGGAATACATTTATTCTTAGGTGGAGTAGGAGAAGATGGACATATAGCATTTAATGAACCAGGATCATCACTTTCATCAAGAACAAGAGATAAAGAATTAACACAAGATACTATAGTAGTTAATTCAAGATTCTTTGATAATGATGTTACTAAAGTACCTAAACTTGCTTTAACAGTAGGAGTAGGAACTATTACAGATTCTAAAGAAGTATTAATTATGGCAACTGGACCTAAAAAAGCTTATGCTATACATAAAGGAATTGAAGATGGTGTAAATCATTTATGGACTATTTCAGCTTTACAATTACATAGAAAAGCTATAATAGTAATAGATGAAGATGCAGCTCTTGAATTAAAAGTTAAAACTTATAGATACTTTAAAGATATAGAAGCTGAAAACTTAGATTTCGAAAAAATGGAAAGAGATTTATTAGCATTAAAAAAATAA
- a CDS encoding cation:proton antiporter domain-containing protein: MLISIGIILILSVLIGMIFEKINIPKIIAYILIGVLLASKIDISLLNISPEIRKIALVIILIRAGLTLDFNVLKTMGKSSILMCFLPATIEILGTAIFAPLIFKIPVIDALILGSVIAAVSPAIVVPRMIGLINKGYSKIPQLILAGASMDDIFVITLFSIFMSIQKTGQVTIKEIINLPLSIVLAVVVAVIFKYISIYLFKFIKEDTLRIILFFSLSLIILEIEKYLPVASLLSITLLAMLIKKENEEIGRVFIGSYEKLWKLFEIFLFVLIGANLKISSVFDFGLLALLLLIIAQVFRMFGVYLSLIGDKFKNREKIFAMVAYLPKATVQAAIGVIPLANNVPSGELILTVAILSILFTAPLGAVFIDNFYEKLLQKDNLS, from the coding sequence ATGTTAATTTCTATAGGAATAATATTAATACTTTCAGTATTAATAGGAATGATATTTGAAAAAATAAATATTCCTAAAATAATAGCCTACATATTAATAGGAGTATTATTAGCCAGTAAAATAGATATATCATTACTAAATATTTCACCAGAAATAAGGAAGATAGCATTAGTAATAATATTAATAAGAGCAGGGTTAACATTAGACTTTAATGTATTAAAAACTATGGGTAAATCGAGTATATTAATGTGTTTTTTACCAGCAACTATAGAAATTTTAGGAACAGCAATATTTGCTCCTTTAATATTTAAAATACCTGTAATTGATGCATTAATACTTGGTTCAGTAATTGCTGCAGTTTCACCTGCAATAGTAGTGCCAAGAATGATAGGATTAATAAATAAGGGATATAGCAAAATACCTCAATTAATACTTGCAGGGGCAAGTATGGATGATATATTTGTAATTACCTTATTTTCAATATTTATGAGCATACAAAAAACAGGACAGGTTACAATAAAAGAGATAATTAATTTACCACTTAGTATAGTACTTGCGGTAGTAGTAGCAGTAATATTTAAATATATTTCTATATACTTATTTAAATTTATTAAAGAAGATACTTTAAGAATAATACTGTTTTTCTCACTATCTTTAATAATATTAGAAATAGAGAAGTATTTACCTGTTGCAAGTCTATTATCTATTACATTACTTGCAATGTTGATTAAGAAAGAAAATGAAGAAATAGGTAGAGTATTTATAGGAAGTTATGAAAAGTTATGGAAATTATTTGAAATTTTCTTATTTGTACTAATAGGAGCAAATCTAAAAATATCAAGTGTATTTGATTTTGGATTATTAGCTTTACTATTACTAATAATAGCACAAGTATTTAGAATGTTTGGAGTATATTTATCTTTAATTGGAGATAAATTTAAAAATAGAGAAAAGATATTTGCAATGGTTGCATATTTACCTAAAGCTACAGTACAGGCTGCAATAGGTGTTATACCACTTGCAAATAATGTACCATCAGGAGAGCTAATACTAACTGTTGCAATACTTTCAATACTATTTACAGCACCTTTAGGTGCGGTGTTTATAGATAATTTTTATGAAAAATTATTACAAAAAGATAACTTATCTTGA